ggttggggttggggtcaggttttgggtttgggggtttgggatgcGGGATTTGGGGTGCGGGGTGTGGGTTTggagtttgggatttggggtttgggctGTGGGGTTtcggatttgggatttggggtcccggatccatccccagtgtctGCGGTGTCCTCGTCTCCatcccccattttccctggagCAGGCGGCACCGGGAATGGCAGCGCGGGGACAACGCCAGCCCGGCCCGTGGCATTCcctggatcccaaatcccacaaatcccatgGGATTCACGTATCGGAGCCACGCGTGGAGGACCCAGTGCTGGTACCGAGCGGatttatcccaaaaatccctcctGGAGCCATTccgtggggaaactgaggcatgcatcctgcttttcccaaaaatcccaaatccccatgaGATCTCCCACTCTCGTTATCCCGCTTTTCCTGGGCcaatcccaaattccctggAGATCCCAGATCCAGATGTTCCCTATCCCAAATCCAGGTGTTTCCCCATCCCATATCCAGGTgtttcccaatcccaaatccagatGTTGTCCCTCAATAAatccctttttcctctccaaatTTTGCTGCTCCAGGAATGATCAGAAATGGTCAGGAATGATTAGAAATGATCAGGAATGATCGGGAATGACCGGGAATGGTTGGGAATGATCGGGAATGATCTGGAAAGGCCGGGAATGATTGGGAACTATTGGGAATGGTCAGGAATGGTCAGGGATGACCAGGAATGGTCAGGAATGATCGGGAATGACTGGGAATGATCGGGAATGACCGGGAATTATCTGGAATGATCGGGTATGATTGGGAATGGTCGGGAATGATCAGAAATTATCGGGAATGGTCGGGAATGGCTGGGAATGGTCAAAAAGGGAACGGCCCCTTTGCCGTGAGGGTGAATCCAGCACAtcctcctcctgcttttcctgctgctccgGGTCTCCCTCCTCTCCCGCACTTGGCTGCGGGGCCGATAGACGGTGGTAGGGCCCTGCCGGCCCCAATCCCTCTGGAATTCCCAAACTGGGCTCAGATCCCTCTGGAATTTGGCTCCAAGCCCTCTGGAGTGGATCCCTGGGCACAGAGTGGACCCATGGATTCAGAGTAGATCCCTGGATTCAGAGCAGATCCCTGGATTCCGAGCTGATCCAAAGAATCTGGGTGGGTCTCTGGGTTTGGAGTGGATCCCTGGATTCCGAGCAGATCCCTGGATTCCAAGTGGATCCCTAGATTTGGATCAGATCCCGGGCACATCTGTGCCATGGCAGCGATGCATCATGAATATTAATGACTCTCGTGCATATTAATGAGAGGCTCAGCCAATCACAGCTGCACTCGAGTCCCATAACTCCTCCTGCCATTTCTGCTGCCCCTCCAAGGGATTCCCAACATTCCCGGGCCTTCCCTGGagccaaaacctccccaaaacccaccccgagccctggctgggggtgaagaattcccaaaatcccgaaaCTCCCGGCGCTTCTCCCACCCCCGAGCCCGGCAGAACCCGGAAAAGCTCCTCCACTTCCGTCtgaatttcatttattttatttttatttatttttatttcctgcccACACCAAGTGCTGAGGGAGGGGAAGacaccaaaaccaccccagctgctcccgctttcccaaaaatccctggaattccagagggaaggggacacagactccagccccatccctcccttttcccagtgGGAAGCTCTGCTCAGATTGTCCCAGTTTGGGGATTCCAGGGGGATTTGTGCCCAGTTTAGGGATTTGAGCCCAGTTTGGGGATTCCCAGGGGATCTAAGCCGAGTTTGGGGATTCCAGGGGGACCTGAGCCCAGTTTGGGGATTCCAGAGGGATTtgagcaggagcagagtgaaGAAAACACTGCTGGGAATATCAGGGAATATCAGGAATGTGCTGGGAAAGAGCTCGGCCACAGCTGGGGCCacactcccagtgctcccagtgcatCCAGTCCGGCCATCCCAGTGGCTCTGCGCTGATCCCTCTCCCAGCGAGGGCTGCGGGGCCTGGGGGTGTCCAGAGGGGTCACTCAGTGTCCAGCTGGGAATTCCGGGAGTCCCAGGCTCTCCTTAGGGGTCACTCGCTGTCCGGCCGGACTCTCCGGGCTGTCCAGAGGGGTCACTCGCTGTCCGGCCGGACTCTCCGGGCTATCCAGAGGGGTCACTCGCTGTCCAGCCGGACTCTCCGGGCTATCCAGAGGGGTCACTCGCTGTCCAGCCGGACTCTCCGGGCTCTCCGGCCGTGCCTCGTCCGTGCTGAAGTCACTCCAGTAGGGGAAGCTctccaggcagccctgggcgctccccaggctggcacagctggaaaagagcaggaaaagggaattaTCCAGGGAATGTCGGGAtttcctgggcacagcccccccTCCGGacagctccatcccagctggaaaagggggatGTTCCCACCCCCCAGGGACATTCCAaccccctggcctgggctccCCTGTCCCGGGATacacagggaggagctgggagtgctctgggaggagctgggaatgccctgggatccacagggagcagctgggaatgccctgggatccacagggaggagctgggaatgccctgggatccacagggagcagctgggagtgCCCTGGGATCCACAGGGAGCAGCGGGGAATGCCCTGGGATccacagggaggagctgggaatgccctgggatccacagggaggagctgggaatgcCCTGGGATCCACACCGAGgtcccagggctgccccaggctgctccccgtgtcccgtgtccgtTTCCCACGGCACAATCCCAGCCCGGGATGCCCGGCCCGGAGCAGGTCCTTCCCCTGCAGGCCGCGctgtccccgggctgtcccctcACCCGGCTGCGGCCagccccgcgctgtccccgtgCTGTCCCCGGGCCAGCCCCGCGCTGTCCCCTCACCCGGCTGCGGCCAGCCCCACGCTGTCCCCGTGCTGTCCCCGGGCCAGCCCCGGGCTGTCCCCTCACCCGGCTGCGGCCagccccgcgctgtccccgcgctgtccccgggCCAGCCCCGCGCTGTCCCCTCACCCGGCTGCGGCCAGCCCCGGGCTGTCCTCGCGCTGTCCCCAGGCGCGGCCGGCCATGGCGTAGTGCAGGATGGCCTCGGTGACCGAGTGCGGGCCCCGGCCCTGCACGCAGGCCTCGATGGCCGGCACGggcagctggctctgcaggaacaggTGCAGGCGGCTGTCGGAGAGCAGCACGGCGCTCTGcaccaccctggggacacagggacacgggcaCGTCACCCCTGCTGGCACCTCCCACCCTGCAGGGACACGGTCACCTCCGCTGGCACCTTGTGACCTcccaccctggggacatggaCAGGTCACCTCTGCTGGCACCTCCCACCCTGggcagagagggaggaaggacaGCGAGGACAGCAGGGGGAGAcgagggacagcagggacagcagggacagcagggacagcagggggacaggagggggacaggagggggacAAGCAGGGGGACACGAGGGACagcagggggacaggagggggacAAGCAGGGGGACAAGCAGGGGGACACGAGGGACAgcagggggacagcagggacagcagggggacagcagggggacagcagggggacAAGCAGGGGGACAAGCAGGGGGACAagcggggacagcagggggacagcagggggacagcagggggacAAGCAGGGGGACAAGCAGGGGGACAAGCAGGGGGACAAGCAGGGGGACAAGCAGGGGGAcaagcagggacagcagggacagcagggggacatgagggacagcagggggaCAAGCAGGGGGACAcgagggacagcagggacagcagggggacaagcagggggacagcagggacggTCACCAGGGTCAcccagccctccctgctgccacctcccgGCCACCCctgggcactgaaccctcccctcagcccttcccaaatcgcagcccccaaaccccaaatatcccaaatgccaaatcccaaatatcccaaaccccaaatcctaaatatccccaaaccccaaatatGCCAAATATCCCAAGCCCCaaacatcccaaaccccaaataatcacaaaccccaaataatcccaaatatcccaaaccATCGCAAATCCCAAGCAATCCCAAACATCCCCAACCCCCAGCTCCGCTCCCACCTCTCCAGGAAGTGCtgcagcccccgccgccgcctctcGATGAACTCATCCGTGCTTCCCACGAAAAACGCGGATTTTCCCGGCAGCTCGGGCACCGGCCTgggaaaacggggggaaaaCTTTGGGACTTTGGGCCGCGGGCGGCCGCAGATGCCGGCAGCGGGGGCGGAATCCCGGGGCTCTTACACCAGGCCGGCGTTGCGCTGGAGCTGCCGCCGCAGCCACACGAACTCGCGGTAGCGGCGCCGCACGCACGAGGTCTTGGCGGTGAAGGCCTTGCTGTTGGTCTGGGAAAAGCAGCGGGGTGGGAGGGATCCCGGGGGGGATCCCAGGGAGATATCCCGGGGAGGGATCCCTGGGTGGGATCTGGAGAAGGATCGCTGGGAGGGATCCCGGGGAGGGATCACTGGGTGGGATCGCAGGGAGGGATCCCTGGGCAGGATCTGGAGAAGGATCGCTGGGAGGGAACATGGGGGGAATCACTGGGAATGACCCTGGGAGGGATCCCTGGGAATAACCCTGGGAAGGATCACTGGGAGAGATCACTGTGAATGATCCTGGGAGGGATCACTGGAAGGGATCTTTGGGAATGAGCATGGGAGGGATCACTGGGGAGAGATCACTGGGAATTGAGGGCTGAGGGATCCAGGATGGGAATGATCGCTGGGATTGATCTCTGGGAATCATCCACACAACTGAGGGCTGGATCTGAGGATCCAGGGTGGGAATGATCCCTGGGAATCTTCCCTGGGATCAAGGGGCTGGATCTGCCTGGACAGAGCTCAGGGGCTGAGGAATCCAGGATGGGAATCATCCATGGGATCAAGGGGCTGGATCTCAGTCACTGAGGGATCCAGGATGGGAATTCTCCATGGGAATTATCCCTGGGATCGAGGATCAGGATCTCCGTCTCTGCGGGATCCCCTCGATGCCGGATCCGGGAGCCAACCCAGGACAGGATCCTGAGGATTCCCTTCCGTGGCTCGGGACAATCCCGCTCCGGAGCCTCTCCCAGGGCTGATCCCGATCCCGTCCCCTCCGTGTCCCGCTCCCGGCTCACGTGCAGGAAGATCTTGTAATCCACGTAGGAATTCCAGGAGCCCTCGTTCTGCACGCGCGGATCCTGCACCCGCACCGTGGTCAGCTCCTGCGGGACaccgggatcgggatcagggATCCACccggccctgctgtcctggaacGGGATCAGGGGCTCTGGGATCAGGGATCCACcccattcctgcttttccagcttCCTGGGAATGGGACTGAGGGCTCCGGATATTcccattcctgcttttccagacATTCCCGTTTCCCATCCCTGCATTTCCAgacattcccattcccactcccgGCTGGCCCTGGACTCAGCCCCATGGACTCCCAGGAATTATCCACGGAGATGGAATTCCCAAGGATTCCACTCGCCCCGATTCCAGAATTTGGGAATCAACCAGGACTGCTCCTCACTTCCTCTCGGTTCTCCAACATCCTAGAGCCAGAGCCCAGCTGGAAACAtctgggaataaaaaaaaagggattttgagaaatccatTCTGTGGGTTTTCCACGGATTCTGCATCCCCCAGAATTCTGGGATACAGGAGTTTTTGGGATGACTGGAAATCCCCAGAATTTGGGAAAAGCTTCAGTTTAAGGTGCTCTGggattcccagtttggggttattttccTCAAATTCGGGGTTTTCCaaggctctgctgcctctcacctgcccGGGATTTGGGTTCAAGGAGAGAATTCCAGGGAAATTCCtcatttccagggaaaatcctGCCAGGGAAAGCGCTCATTGTTATCTCGGGCTCCTTATCTTTTATCCTGACCCATCCCTGAAAACCTTTCCCAACCCTCTGGAACAGCAGAAATCCTCATTCCCATCCATGGAAAACCCTCCAGAGCCAGAAAAACAGGAATGAATCCCAGTTATTCCCGCTTTTCCCTGTGGCAGGTGAGTTCCTGAGGATGTTCATAAACCCCAtttattccccattttctctgggCACACTAAAACATCggaagtggttttttttcaggaattctTTTGCAGGATCTTTTGCCTTCCAGGGAAGAAAAGGATTCCTCATCCCACCCCATTCCCCCTCCCGGGGACGTCCCGCAGCACGACGAGGCCCAAAACCCcgggaaaagcagggaaaacgGGAACGAATCCCAACTATTCCTTTCCCACGCCGCCTGGAAAACACCGCGGGGGGAATTCCCGAGGCTGTTTCGCCTttgcagggaaggaaaagattcctcggggccggggcccgaGCCCGGGCCGGGAGAGGCCGCGGCCGGCGACCGCAACGAGTCCCAAAAGCCCAGGGAAAAGCGGGGATGAATCCCATTTCTTCCTTTCCCGCGCCGCCCGGGGAACGCCGCGGGGGCAGCTCCCGAGGCTGCTGCGGGAATTCTCGGCGCAGGGACCGGGGCCGCGGCCCGAGCCCACGGCCGAGCTCCGGGCTCGCTGAGGGCgagccccgggccggccccgccgggacAGGCCGCGGAGCGGGGGTGAGGCcgggccggcccggcccggcccggcccggcccagcgccgccgccgccgcctcccgggggcctggggacaccggggcgcCCCGAGGGGACCCGGGGATGCCCCGAATCTGCGCCCTTCCCTCGGGGCCCCCTCACCTCGCACAGCCCGCGGCCCCTTtaagcggcggcggcgccgcgcgcTTTTATAGAGCGGGCCGTGCAGGAACTTCCGGTGCGGAGCATGCTGGGAGTTGTAGTTCGGGCGCCGCTGTAGTCCCAGGCACCACCCCCGCCCTGGGACAAGGAGGGGGCGTGGAGggcctgagggagctgggggtgtttatcctggagaaaagagGGATCAGGAgggaccttctggctctccaCAAGTCCCTGATAGACGGGGCAGCtgtgggggtcaggctctgcttcccggggacggggacagggggaaAGGGAGCGGCCTCGGCTTGGGcgtcagcaggaatttctccctgGAAATGGGAATACAGCACTGGCGCAGCTGCCCGGGGCGGTGCTGGAGTCCCCGTCCCCAAAAACACGAGGAAGCGGCCCTTGGGGGACACGGCTCAGCGGTggcatggcagtgctgggggaagggTTGGACTTGGcgatcttggagggcttttccagcccgaGCGATTCCAAGATTCCCTAAATAAGATTATGCATGGAGCCCATAAGCGGGACCCTTCCCtgggctctggcacaggttggGCACAGCCCCCTGGAGGTGGCGCTCGGGGCTCTGACTGAGGGACGAGGCGCTTTTGGGTCACGGCTTGAGCTCGAAGACTTTCCCACCGTTAATGACTCTAATTATTTCATTAACGGCGGGCGGAACGGAGAGGCCGGAGCATCCCGGGCCGCCCCTCACGCAGAGCCGCCGCACTGCACGGACTACACCTCCCATCACACCCCGCGCCCCACAGCGGAACGCCCTGCGGCTCGGCGGCGGCGCGGACTACACCTCCCGGCGCGCCCCGCGCGGGCGCGGCGCAGGCGCGGTGCGCGCGGCGGGCAGCGGCGCTGGCCGGGCTCTTTTGTTCAGGGCGGCGGACGGAGCGCGGCCAGGCCCGGGCCCCCCCCGACCCCCGAgcgcgccccccgcgcccctTCCCTCGGACACCGGCGGCGGGGCTGTGCAAGGTCAGCGGGGAACCCGCACCGGCGGCGGGGGGGTTGCgggggggcgcggcggcggttgGCCgcgtggggggggggggtcggTGCTGAGGGGGGCGAGGGGGGGCGGGGCGGCcgtggggggaggggaggggagggggtgaggggggatgggggaggggagggggaaaggggggctgggggggttgggaggggtggggggcggggaggggatGGGGTCAGTGAGGGGCTTTGGGGATGGGGCTTGGGCTGGGCTCAGTGTagggagggatttggggctggggtcagtgagggggtttggggatggGGTCGGTGtagggatgggtttggggatgGGGTCCGTGtagggatgggtttggggatgGGGTCGGTGtagggatgggtttggggtgctgaggaagggatttggggctggggtcAGTGTagggagggatttggggctggggtcagtgagggggtttggggatggGGTCGGTGtagggatgggtttggggatgGGGTCGGTGtagggagggattttggggtgctgaggagggggtttggggtgaggtCAGTATagagagggatttgggattctgaggagggggtttggggctggggtcAGTGTAGAGAGGCATTTGGGGCTGGGGTCAGTGAGGGCGTTTGGGGATGGGGTCGGTgaagggatgggtttggggtgaggATCTGGGATGATAaggaggggatttggggctggggtcAATGtagggagggattttggggtgatggGGTCAGTGTAGGGATGGGTTTTGGGATGGGGTCAGTGTTGGGATGGATTTgaggaggggatttggggttggggtcaGAGtagggatgggtttgggggtcctgaggagggaatttgggatggggtCAGTGTAGGGATgggttttgggatgggatccgtgtagggatggattttgggatgcGGTCAGTGTAGGAATGGATTTgaggaggggatttggggttggggtcaGTGTAgggatgagttttgggatgGGGTCAGTGTAGGGATGGGTTTTAGGATGGGGTCAGTGATaggatggattttgggatgcGGTCAGTGTAGGGATGAATTTTGGGATGCGGTCAGTTTAGGGATgggttttgggatgggatccgtgTAGGGatgaatttggggttggggtcagtgatgggatggattttgggatggggtcAGTGATGGGATGGAATTTGGGATGGGGTCAGTGTagggatggattttgggatggggtcAGTGTAGGGATGGGTTTTGGGATGGGGTCAGTGTAGGGATGTTTTTTGGGATGGGGTCAGTGATGGGATGTTTTTTGGGATGGGGTCAGTGATgggatgagttttgggatgGGGTCAGTGATgggatgagttttgggatgGGGTCAGTGATGGGATGTTTTTTGGGATGGGGTCAGTGTAGGGATGTTTTTTGGGATGGGGTCAGTGATAGGATGGGTTTTGGGATGGGGTCAGTGTAGGGATGGGTTTTGGGATGGGGTCAGTgatgggatggattttgggatggggtcAGTGTagggatggattttgggatggggtcAGTGTAgggatgagttttgggatgGGGTCAGTGATAGGATGGGTTTTGGGATGGGGTCAGTGATgggatgagttttgggatgGGGTCAGTGTAGGGATGGATTTTAGGATGGGGTCAGTGTagggatggattttgggatggggtcAGTGTAGGGATGGGTTTTGGGATGGGGTCAGTgatgggatgggtttggggcgATGGGAAAGCGGaatcagtgggatgggatgtgtGAAATGTTGGGAGAGGGGTTCTGGGGGTGCCGGTGGGGCTGTGATCCCAAAAAGGAGCTGCACGGGGGAaaggggagttttggggtccgGGAGTTTTGGGGTGAGGTAGATCCCATGGGGGGAGAGACGTTGGGAAAATGG
This genomic window from Anomalospiza imberbis isolate Cuckoo-Finch-1a 21T00152 chromosome 22, ASM3175350v1, whole genome shotgun sequence contains:
- the SNX11 gene encoding sorting nexin-11, producing the protein MLENREEELTTVRVQDPRVQNEGSWNSYVDYKIFLHTNSKAFTAKTSCVRRRYREFVWLRRQLQRNAGLVPVPELPGKSAFFVGSTDEFIERRRRGLQHFLERVVQSAVLLSDSRLHLFLQSQLPVPAIEACVQGRGPHSVTEAILHYAMAGRAWGQREDSPGLAAAGCASLGSAQGCLESFPYWSDFSTDEARPESPESPAGQRVTPLDSPESPAGQRVTPLDSPESPAGQRVTPLDSPESPAGQRVTPKESLGLPEFPAGH